In a single window of the Saccharothrix australiensis genome:
- a CDS encoding RNA polymerase sigma factor, with protein MRDQDNAELLARAHRGDQGAWREIVRRHIRLVWAVARSHRLGPEDAADVNQTVWLILAQNLTRIRRPDRLSAWLTTTARREALAVLRVRGREEPIDLWEPATDEPTPEEHVLTGDTQARLWRAYTTLTERCRRILHLVAFAPELSFTQIAQTVGIPPNSLGPTRTRCLDVLRRRLARETVG; from the coding sequence ATGCGAGACCAGGACAACGCAGAACTGCTGGCGAGGGCGCACCGCGGCGACCAGGGCGCGTGGCGGGAGATAGTGCGGCGGCACATCCGCCTGGTGTGGGCGGTGGCCCGGTCGCACCGGCTCGGTCCCGAGGACGCGGCCGACGTGAACCAGACGGTGTGGCTGATCCTCGCCCAGAACCTCACCCGGATCCGCCGACCGGACCGGCTGAGCGCGTGGCTCACCACGACGGCCCGGCGGGAGGCGCTGGCCGTGCTGCGGGTCCGCGGCCGGGAAGAGCCGATCGACCTGTGGGAACCGGCGACGGACGAGCCGACCCCCGAGGAGCACGTCCTGACCGGCGACACCCAGGCCCGCCTGTGGCGGGCGTACACGACCCTCACCGAGCGCTGCCGTCGCATCCTGCACCTGGTGGCGTTCGCGCCGGAACTGTCCTTCACCCAGATCGCGCAGACCGTGGGCATCCCGCCGAACAGCCTGGGCCCCACCCGCACCCGCTGCCTCGACGTGCTGCGCCGCCGCCTCGCCAGGGAGACCGTCGGATGA